CGTGGGACACCTTATAGCTAACCGTTTGTTTTTTTGAGATATGCAATGGCCTCATGTGGGACACAGGGGGCCCTAATTTTCAGTCTCTTCCCTCAAGGTTATATTCGTCTCGACCGCACCAAGAACCCGGCTTTAGGCCGGGTTTTTCTTTTTTGTTCAACAGCCTAATTTTTTGACGTGTCTGGTTTCGGAGCGGCATTATGTAGCAAGTGCCACAAGATTCCGACGAGGTCAGGTGCTATTTCCTGAAGAGGTTCAGGAGTGGTGCGTATGGCGGCAGATGTCGTTGAATTGAAGGATGAGTTGGGTGCGGAAACAGATCGGCTCCAGACGGCTCTCGCCAGCAGGTTCTCTGCCACCCTGGATGGCCTGTTGAAGCAGGGGCTTGTTCGTCATGCCGGAACTGTCGACGGAAGACGGCATCTATGGGAGGTCAACCGTCAGTCGGGTGGGACGCCGCGCACCCAAACCTGATCTTGAATATTCGAGGCCGCCTCTTGCCAGTAGCCACACAGGTTCCTCGACGTCGGCTTTGACATGACTGTACGGAGGACATCGGCGAACTGCCAGCGCAAGCCCATGTAGCGCGTATCCTCCTTCCACGCCAGCATTGCCATGTACCAGTCAAGGTACTTCATTGAGAAGCGATGATTGATGCCTTTATAGGCTTTCTCGACGCGGCTGAAGAAGCTCTCGATCACGTTCGAGTTCGTGCCGTCGTCCTCTTGATATTGGAGGCTGTGGTTTACGCGGTGCATGGAGACAAGGCCGACCAGATCGTCGTATGCCTTGTGCTCGTCGGCGATCAGGAGCGCCTTCGGATCGACATGTTTGGCGACAGCCGCCCAGGCATCCTTGCCGTTCTCATCCATGATCACCCGTGTCAGCGTGCGGTTCGGGGCGTGCTTGTTCGCCTCTCTCAGCGCCAGGACGCACATGCGCTTGCCGTTCTGGTTCTCCCTCTTGCGTCCGTCCTTGCGATCTTCTTTCTTGTTCGCCTTGCGGAGAACGCCGCCGACGTACTTGCCGTCGATCTGCACCAGGCCCTGAAGCATGACCGTGGTGCGACGCAGGCCGACAGCCTCACGAAGCTTCTGCAGCAGAACATAGGCCGTCTTGTACTGTGTGTTGAGCTTCCTGGTAAGGTGAAGAGCCGCCATGCCCTTGGCAGCCGTAATCTCCTCCCAGATCGCCATGATGATCTTCTTGAAAGATAGCTTCCGGTTGGCGAATACCGTTCCTGATGTTGCCGAAAACTCGGCGCGGCATTCCGCCTCCGAGCAACGAAATCGGCGTCGGCGAATGCTGTAAGGCTCCAAACATCCGCAACGCGGGCAGTTCGGTTTTCCGCCGTTGTCGGCCCATCTGAAGTCGACGAACAGCGCGTAGGCCTCATCCTCGGTTAACGCCCAGATCGCCTCCGGATCAAGGTTGCGGGCCTTCGGGTTCAGCAATGGATGTTGTCCAAACCCTTCGCTGGGATCAGGCCATGCGCAGCGGTCGTATTTCGAACCTCCGGTCTCCTGCGGAGAAGGGGTCGTAGGAGTTCGGCTTCACGCTGGGAATGCGCTTCTGGAGCATGTTCAGATTTCCGTTCGATACGCATCACATAAGCAGACGTTCCGTCACTTGGGACGGATAAGAAAGGTCAGTGCTCTATTCATATCGATCTGAACATAGAGAACCCATACCAGGGTCGTTTACGCGAGTCGAGTCTTGGATAGTTTCTAACATAATCCCATCCTCCGCTCACCAGAAGAAGATGGGATTATGCTGTCAATCCACCTTGCCACCGATTCCTGCCAGTAAATTTCAGTGATGATCTTGCGACCTCACTAAGAATGCTATATATGTAGCACAAATAGGAGGCAATGATATGTCCAACACAGCTAAAATCCGTCGCCAAGGCGGTGCCGCAGTTTTCAGTATTCCCCCCGCTCTCCTGAAAATGCTCGGAGCTGATTTCGGTACTGAACTCACCCTAGTGGTTAACAACGGCGCACTCGTGGCAACGCCGTTGAAACCAAAGAGGAAATACACCCTTGCCGAGTTGCTTGAGGGATCGGACGAGATGGTGGCTCTTAGCAAACAGGCGGCTGGATGGGACTCGGGTGCACCCGTAGGGAATGAGCTTCTTTGACGGTGCGAAGTAATACTCCGAAGCGTGGTGAACTGTATCTCATTGATCTTAATCCTGTCGTTGGAAATGAGATGCGAGATACTCATCGCTGCGTTGTGATCTCGCCTCGTGAGGTCAATGTCCTCGGAATGTGTTTGACGGTTGTCGTTACGACAGGCGGTCAGTTTGCGCGAAGAGCGGGTTTAGCCGTAAATATTACTGGCCACGAGACCAACGGCGTCGCTCTTTGCAATCACGTCAGGAGCTTCGATATCTTATCGCGGGTCAAGCAAAAAACGGCTCGACACATTGACACGCTCGACAGTGACACAGTGGATGAAATCGTCGCAAAAGTGGTCGGAATTATCGAGGCCAACTAAGAACGCTCAACTTCAGGCGGCACTTAACACAGTCAGTCTGATCAATTTTTTCATCAAAGGGGCCAACCAGAACTTCAAGGCCCCTATAGTCCTGACAAGATCATAGCACCCTATCGTCAACGTCAATTTGGGAGGATAGCGCTCATCGAATAAGCTGTAGCGATGCCCTCCACGTTTTGTGGCACTTGCTACATAATGCCGTTTCGGAGCGTGGTCATCAAAAGATTTTAGCGCTCCAAACACCAGTTTTCAGCATTCGATGGATGGCTTTAGATCGTGCTGTTTTTGGCTTCTGAATGGCCGTGATTTCGCAGCGGGGCATCCTACTTCGTGTGACTGTTCGGCGAGAATTATCCAGGTTCAGATTGAACCAAACAGGCACTCATTTCTCATGTTTTGTTTGTCCTTCGGGAAAACCCGGTTTCCACTCTTCTTGTACAAACTCTCATGCATCAAAAGCGTGAGATATTCGAAAACGGAAGACGAGCTGGCAGCTTCAATGGTTCTTCATATTAGTCAGTGAGGCGCAGTTCGTCGCCGTGGATCTGGATGCTGTCTAGCGTCGAGAGAAAACTCATACCGAGCAGGCTGCCATCCATTCGGCCCGGCTGGGTGATCAGGGCGCGGACATTTTCCCGGATTACGGGGCCAATGGCCACCTGCCGTAGGCGCAAGGGGGAGGCCAGGGCCTCGCCATTGGCGGTGCTGACGGTGACGCTATAGTTCAAGTCATCAACATTGATGCCGATGCTGGCGGCATCTTCGGCCCGCAGCACCACGGCGCTGGCTCCGGTATCGATCATCATCGGGATATCGACACCGTTAATGCTGACAGTTGCCGAAAAATGTCCGGAGGAGCCTCTTTGCAACACGAGTTGGCTCTGGCCATCGCCGGTCGTGGTGACGACGGCACGGCCCGGTACCAGTCCCGCCAGCACCCGGTCTGCGACGGAAGCCGCATCGTTACGGTAGATATAGCCGGTGACGAGGATCAGCGCGATGAGCACCCAGGCGGCGGCAAATCGCAGGTTCTGGCCCAGGTTGTGGCGGCTGGCGACAATGCCTGCCGAAAGCATGAGCGCAAAGGGCAGAAGGGTAACGACACGGGCGAAGTCATCATTATCCATGCCGAAGCTCTGGCCGCTATCGCGGTTGATGATTAAAACCGCAGTTCCTGCGAGCAGGATGCCGATGACAATGCCAAACCCACCGAGCTTCATGGTCTAATCCTGTTCTACCGGCAGAGACCCTCGCAAGCTCAGCATGATTTCTGTCCGTTGCCGCTCGCTATAGCGCGACCAATTGGCGATATCGTCCAGGCTGCGCCCGCAACCCAGGCAGAAGGCGTTGGTCTCGTCCAGAGTGCAGATGCCAATGCAAGGTGAGGTGGCGCAGGGCGAAGAGGCTTGAGCGTTTGTCATGCTGATGTCCTACAAGGCCATGGCGATGCTGGCCAGCGCGGTGATTTCACAAATCTGTTGGGTAGCGCCTATGGTATCGCCAGTCTGGCCGCCTAGCCTGTGCGAGACCAGCCGATTGGACGCGAAGGCCGCCGCGCCACTTGCGACAAGCATGACCGCCAGCGGATGAAAAGAGGTAACCGGCGCGATGGTGACAACCGCGACGGCTAAGCCGAGGAACAGGGCTGTATACAGGGTGTTATCCTCCGGCTTGCCAAGTGATGCGGCGACGCCATCGGGTTTTGCCGGGGGCAGGGCATGCCAATGCCAAACCATCAGCGCCCGGCTGACGGCGGCTATGCCGATCATCACCAGCGCAACATTGATGGGAGACAGACTGTTGACCAGCGAAGCCAGCGCCGCGACCCGCAGACCAACGCCAAAAACCAGGGCCAAGACCCCAAACGTTCCCACCCGGCTGTCCTTCATGATATCCAGCGCTCTTTCGCGGTTGGCACCCCCGAGGCCATCGGCTGTGTCAGCAAAACCGTCCTCATGCAGGGCGCCGGTCAGCAAAACTTGCAAACCAATTGCGGCAAAAGCGGCGACCATACTGCTGGCGCCGAGGCCCAGCATTAGGGCGAGCAACAGGCCCGCCGGGGCGGTAATGACCGCACCGGCCAGCGGAAAGGCGCGTGGCGTGCGGCTCATTTCGCCGGAATGGTTTTGGAAAAACCGCGACGCTATCGGCAGACGACTGAGGAAGCCGAGCGAACGGGCGAGATCATCGACAAATGCAGTCAGGGTCATCAACGTCGTCCACTTTTTATATCTGAGAATTTGCCCGAGTTTCCTGGAGGGAAACCGTGCCGAATCCGGCTCTTTTCATGGTTTGATATATAGTTTGCCTATTGGTATTTGCCAGCCGCCGCGAAGGCTGGACGGTTGGTTCTGTTGGTCGCGTTTTCCGCAAAACCGTTTTCTCGTCATGTTTGTGAAAACAGGTAGATCAGGGTTTTTTCGCTCATTGATAAAATTTTGTGCGAATCGATTCCGATTTGGGAATTTATGCATTAAGAAAGGCGCCAAATCCGCCTGAATAAAAGACAAGAAAGCCTGCCTGATGAGTGTAACCGGCCTGCCGTTTGACGATTTCCGAGTGCTGCTGCGCGATTTGCCAGGGCCTGACAGCCAGGCGCTAGTGGCGGCCCGCGACCGCGACCGTCAATTGACCAAGCCGCCGGGCTCGCTTGGCCGGTTGGAAGAAATCGCCATGTGGCTTGCCGCCTGGAGTGGCCGTGCGCCAGCGGTGAACCGTCCACTGGTGGCGATCTTTGCTGGCAATCACGGCGTAGCCAGGCATGGTATCACGCCGTTTCCATCTTCCGTCACCCAGCAGATGGTGGAGAATTTCGCAGCCGGTGGGGCGGCGATCAACCAGATCTGCGTTGCCCATGATCTCGGATTGAAGATTTTCGATCTGGCGCTGGATTATCCGACTGGCGATATTACCGTCGAGCCGGCTCTGTCGGAGCGTGATTGTGCGGCCACCATGGCCTTCGGCATGGAAGCGATCGCCGGTGGCACGGATCTGCTGTGCCTTGGCGAAATGGGGATTGGCAATACGACCATTGCCGCAGCAATCAACCTGGCGCTTTACGGCGGTTCGGCCGAGGACTGGGTCGGGCCTGGCACCGGCTCGCAAGGCGAAATGCTGGAGCGCAAGATTGCTGTGGTCAAGCAGGCGGTTGAGTTTCACCGCGATCACCTTTCCGATCCGCTGGAAGTGATGCGCCGTCTGGGAGGACGCGAAATCGCCGCCATGGCAGGTGCCATTCTTGCAGCGCGAATGGAGCGTATTCCGGTGCTGATCGATGGCTATGTGGCGACGGCTGCCGCTGCCCTGCTGAAAGCTGCTAATCCCTCGGCGCTCGACCATTGCCTGATCGGCCATGTCTCGGCGGAGCCGGGGCATTTGAAGGCGATCGACAAGCTGGGCAAGACGCCGCTTCTGGCGCTTGGCATGCGGCTGGGTGAGGGGACGGGTGCCGCCCTTGCCGCTGGCATCGTCAAGGCGGCTGCGGCCTCCCATACGGGCATGGCGACCTTCGAACAGGCCGGCGTGACCAATGCTGGCACCCATTGAGGCATCTTCTATTGAAAAGCCTGGTATTGGGACGGCCTTAGACATGAGTTTAGAAGACGATAAACCCGCCCCCTTTGAGAAAAAGACCGGGTTTGCCCATCTTTTTGCTGCCACTCGTTATTCCATGCAGGGCGCGCGCCGCTTGTGGCGCGAGGCCGCGTTTCGCCATGAAGTGCTGGCGTTCGGGGTTGGACTGCTGCTCCTCGCGTTACGGGGCGCAGCACCCGTCTATTATCTCGGCTTTTTGTTGTTGATGCTGGTGCTTTTTTCCGTCGAGGCTCTAAATACCGCAATCGAAGACGTGATTGACCGGATTTCGCCGGAATTTTCGATCGTCGCCCGCAATGCGAAGGACTTAGGATCGTTTGCAGTGTTCTGCCTGTTGGTCGCCAACGGGCTCTATATCGGCTGGGTAATGCTTTTCGCTGGCTGAGCCACTCTACCGAAACAACAAGGATGAATGAATGAAACGCCTGCTGCGCCTGATATTGATCATGGCAATCGCCGCCATCGTGCTCTTCGGCTCGCGCTGGTATACCTATGTCACCAATACGGAAACCCCGTATCAGGAAGTCGGTATTGACATCAACAGCCGCCTGCCGGATCCGTTCAACAAATGGGGCTGCGCCAAGCTGCAAGCCAATTTTAGCACCATGCTGCCGCCTTATGGCTGCCAAAACCCCACCGACCCGAAGCAATGGCGCTAGGGTCCACCTGGTTGCAATTGAACCGGTCTGCTTTATCTCTTTCTATTTTCTGAATTTTTCAGCGCTTCCGGGAAACCGGAAGCGCTTTTTTATTGGTGTTTTTCCAGACTGTTGTCTGAGGCATGCACTCACCACGCGTTCCAATAAAATTGAGGGTAAATTGCGCTTGTGGTCGGCCGTTGATGGTTACATCGCATGTGTATCCTGCCGTGACTTTTACAGTCCACCGCAAAAGCGTACCGGTCAGTATTCAACAAGTGGCGTTGAGCCATGATGGTGTTGCAATCTGATCAGGTGGAAATCATCGATGACTGGCATGTCATGGGGATGACGGCGATCTCCCTTACCAATTTTATCTCGGGCAAAGAGCAATCTTTTACGGAGGAAGATCGGGCTTATGTCACATCTTTTTCGGCATCGCTCCGTTATGCGCTGAAAACCTTTAGCGATATGGCCAAACAACTGCCCTTCAATCTGCCTCCTGTCGCGACGCTGATCTGGCCTCGTTACAGGCTTGGGCTGTCCCGGCTTTGGACCGCGTGGAACGACAGGGGTCGAGTCTGCAATCGAGATTTGGGCGGCATTTGATGGGCTTGCGCCTTTCCCCAATGTTTTGGGGACCAGTGTTTGTCGGGCCGGTGTTTGGAGGAAGACAGGCCTGATCGAACGGCTCGGTCAATTGACTGAGCCAAAGCGCGCGGTAGGAGGCCGCGCGCTCCATCTACCAGAGGAGGAGGATGCCTTGACGCAGGGAAAGAGGACGTGTGCCGTCGCCAGTCTGGCGACGCAGAGAGGGCTCGAATACAGTATCTATGCAGCAAAACTGTTCTGTGCATTGTGGTTCATCGTGCTGTTTGGAATTGCTGTCCCAGTGGCGGCCCAGCCTGCTTTGGTTGCCGATGTGCCTTCATCTGCCCTGGGAAACCTTCCCGATCCCGTTTACGAAGGCCCTTTGGCGTCCGTTGGAAAATCTCTGCATGATAACGGAATCGACCTCCGGTTGGACTATTTCAATATTTACCAGAGTTCCCCGACATATGGATTCAGCTCGACGGCTTATGGCGGGTTAATCTTCGACGTGACTGGTCATCTGTCGCCTGATTTTCGATTAAGGCTCACGGAAACGTTTAATTTTCCGGCTCACAATGTCGGTGGCTACGCGAATGTCTTCGTTGGGCCTGTTCGTGACAAGTCAGACACGGATCTCACCCGATTAACATTCCAGGCGGATTTTTTCGATGATCGTCTCCTGATCGAGGCTGGCCGGATGGGGCTTGTTGAAAATTTCATGACCAGGGGTTTCTGCGACGGTCCCGCCTGCGTCAACTCTACACAAGGGGCAACCCTCCATCTGCCTGAGGCGGGGCTTGCCGTTTGGGGTGCGCGGGCGGCATATAAAATGACGCCCAACACAACGGCAGGCTTCGGTATCGTTGAAAACAATACTGACAACTGGCTGGACGGTGATGGTTGGGATTGGGAAAAGGGCAGTACCGATGGGTATATTGCGGTCGCCAACATCATTCATGCAGAGAGTTTCATAGATACCCCTCGTCCTCTAAAATTCGAGATTGGTGCCTATCGCCGCTCAGCCGCCTATAATGATGCACTTTACGACGACGGGCCAGGCAACCCGACATTCAGCTCCGCTTCGCCGACTGTCATCACCCATAAGAATGGCACCAACGGTCTGTATGGGCAGGTCCGAAAAGTCCTCTGGAGCGATCCTAACGGCGGTCCGGTTCCGAAGAACCTGGCATTCTATGGCGGTGTTTTCCACACGCTCGGAGAAGGCCAGGCCTATCCGTGGGAAGCCTATGCCGGCCTCGAATATTCGGGCTTTCTGCCGGAGAATCCGCTCACCACAATTGGCGCGTCCATCCACTACATCGCTCTCAGCGAGGAACGCGCGCAATATGAAACGAATGCCCGCCGGGTCATGGCAGGACTTGATCAGCGGCAGTCAAAGGACACGTTCATGTTTGATGTGCATGCGAGAACGGGACTGTTCAACAGGGGTGTTATCAACGCCGGTGCCGCATATATCGTCAATCCGAACACAATCGTACCAACCGATTTTTCGTCAAAACAACAGAAGGACGGCTTCTTCTTTTATGTGGCGCTGGCGTTCGACCTCGGCGGCAGCTTGGGCCTGTCGCCCCGTATAGGGCCCTAAGCCGCTCTTACAATCATGCAAGAGCGCTTCCAACCCTCGGCATAACAAGCACCATCAGTCCTCGTCGGGCTGATGGGCATCGACCCCCATGGCTTCGATCTCGTTGATGACATGACGAACACCGGGAACGCTGAGTGCCAAACGCGACGCCATCCGCAGTTCTTCATTGGTATCAACCATGCCGCTCAAAGTTGCCGTATGGCCATCGACGCTGATTTCGATGTTGTCGAGCACCATGTCATCGACTGCCTCGAACCGCTCGGCAATGCGGCTTTCAATGTCATCGCTGTCTTCACGACCGATGGTGGCGGGGCTCAAACCGTCCTTCAATGGCTTTTCTTCACCATCGGCCTCGACCGTATCGATTCGGTAGCCGCCATTGGTATCACGGTCGAAATTACCAGCGGTCTCTCCGTAAGCACGATTTTCCGGCGCGTCCGAGGCTGCTGCCGGTGTATCGGAATAAGGCCAGCCGTCGTTGATATCGCGCTCTTCCAGGTCCCGCAATTCGTCTTCGGTGGATGCAGCGTTTCCATGCTTGGCATAAATCATCACACGTTCTCCTGGTTTTTTCTTTTGGATAAACGTTTCAGGATTGATTTGGTTCATATCATCCCCGGTAGTCCGGGGATTCCAGGCCATCCGGGTGTCAGACGCCGCATGTGACGATCATGGTTGGGACAATGCGGCCTTTTGCCATTTTTTCAGCAACCGATCGCGTTTCAGGCGGGAAAGCCGCTGGATCCAGAACAGGCCGTCGAGCTGGTCGATTTCATGCTGCATGCAGATGGCGGCAAAGTCCTGAAGCTCCTCCTCGCGAACCGTACCGTCCAGCGACTGGTAGCGAAGGGTAATCTGGCGCGGCCGCGTCACGGTCTCGGTCATGCCCGGCATGCAGACACTCCCTTCATCATGATCCAGAGTGTTTTGAGAAAAGGAGAGGATTTCAGGATTGACGTAATCACGCCGTCCACCCAATTCGGGCAGATCGAGGATGACCAGGCGCATCAGCTCGCCCACATGCGCAGCGGTAATGCCGACGCCGGGTGCGGCGCGCATTGCATTGTATAATGCATCGGCAAAACTGATCAGCCTGTCGTCAAACGCCGTCACGGTCTGGCAAGGTTTCGCTAGAAGCGGATGAGGGTAGCGCAGGATTTTCAGGGCCATGACAGAACGATAGGCGGCTCAATCGGAGCCAGCCGCCTCGCGCAGCTTGCGACGGTCGGGCACGATAACATGGCGGTTGTTTTCGATGACGATAATGCCCTCCTTGCGCAGTTTGGTCATCTGCCGGCTGACGGTTTCAATGGTCAGGCCGAGGAAATCGGCAATATCAGCGCGTGACAGCGGCAGGTCGAAGCTCTTGCTGAACGGCTGCATCGGGTCGATATGGGTGGCGATCAGATGGAGAAAGCTTGCCACTTTTTCCTGCGCCGTTTTGCGGCCCAGCGTCAGCATCCATTCGCGCGCTTCATCCAACTCCTTCAGGGACTGTTCGTGCAGCTTGCGCTCGAAGTCAGGAGCATCGGCCACCAGCCGGTCGATGACAGCACGGGGAAAGGCGCAGATTTCCGCGTCGGTCGCGGCCTCAGCTGTCAAACTGCTTTCCTTCAGGAACGGGCGCCCCATGAAATCGGGGGCAAATTGCAGGCCAACGATCTGTTGGCGGCCATCCGCCATCATTTTCGACAGCTTGACCACGCCCTTGACGATATTGCTATAGCTGGAGATCTGCTCTCCCTGGCCGATCACTTCGCCGCCCGCTTCGATATGGCGCTTTGTCGAGATACGGTTGAGCTCGATCAATTGAAGAATCGAAAGGGAGGCGCATACTCCGCCATGCCTGGCTTCGCATTCACTGCAAACAGCAGGCGTTTCCGCGCCGCTGATGCTGCTTTTAAGACTATGCATGTCCATTGTCTGCCCCATACATGTGAAGTCGCGCGTACACGTAGCGTCGCACGTGCTTGTGACGCCTAGGTTCGGTCGAACAGTTCGTCATTGTGCAATTGCGCGCCGTAGGGCGCCGACAAAAGTTCAAAAACGACACAGGCCACGCAGAAACGGTGATGCAGCAGACACGCATCTAAAGCCGCCGAATTTTCCGTCGCGCTCCCATGAGGAGTTTCTACCTGAACGAGACTATCAAGAAATTGATCGAAGTCAAAGTCCGTTCCGTTGAAACCGATTATTTGTTCAGTCCAACCGCCACTCGACAAGGCCTCAGTTCATGCCAGCCAAAGCGCTTCTCTCAAAATATGCCGCCGCCGTTCCGCGCTACACGAGTTATCCGACGGCGCCGCATTTTCATACCGGTGTTGACTGTGGCAATTATGCGCAGTGGTTATCGCTGTTGGGGCAGGGGCAGACGATCTCTCTTTATATTCATATCCCCTACTGCGACAGGCTTTGCTGGTTTTGCGCCTGCCATACCAAACATACACTAAAGTATGAGCCGATAACCGCTTATCTTACTGCGCTTTTCAGAGAGGTCGAAAATACCGCCAGGTTCGTCGGTCGCGAAGCAGTGGTGACTGCTGTGCATCTTGGCGGTGGCTCTCCCACCATGCTGCGCCCGCAGGACATGGTGGCGCTGATTGACCGGCTTCGGGCAAATTTTACATTTGCCGATGATGCGGAAATCAGCGTGGAGATGGACCCGAACGATCTCGACGAAGCTCGATATGATGCGCTTGCATCCATTGGTTTGACGCGGGCAAGCCTAGGTGTTCAGGATTTCGACCCGGTGGTTCAGAAGGCGATCAACCGTCTCCAAACCTTCGAACAGACTAAATCAGTGGTTGAACAGGTGCGTCTGCGCGGCGCCACCTCGGTCAATTGCGATATTCTCTATGGTCTTCCTTATCAGACCCTCGAAAGTCTGGAGAAAACTGTCCTCGATATCGTATCGTTGAAGCCGGATCGGATTGCGTTATTCGGCTATGCTCATGTCCCCTGGATGAAAAAGCATCAAACGCTGATTCCCGAGAGCGCCTTGCCTGATATCGTCATGCGCTATGAACAGATGGTGCGGGCCTCTGCCATGCTGGTGGAGGCTGGCTATGATGCCATTGGCATCGACCATTTTGCATTGCCCGAGGATAGTCTGGCTGTCGCGGCACGGCAGAAACGGCTGCGGCGTAATTTTCAGGGTTATACGACTGACGGCGCCGATGCGTTGATTGGACTTGGCGCCTCTTCGATCAGCCAACTGCCGCAAGGCTATGTACAGAACATGCCCGCGACTGGAGAATATCAGCGTCTTGTCAGCGAAAACGGGCTTGCCGCGACACGAGGCATTGCTCTGAGCGGCGATGACCGAGTGCGTGCCGCTGTCATCGAGCAGATCATGTGCGAGTTCGGCTTTTCCTTTGCCGATATCCGTCAGGCTTTTCCTGATGTCGCCGAGGATGTGATCGCAGAAGCCAAGATATTCACGGCTTCCAACGGTGACGATCTCTGCCGGATCGACCGGGAGTGTTTTACTCTGACTCCCACCGGGCGGCTCTTTGCCCGCAGCATTGCGGCCACGTTCGATTGCTACTTTTCCAGCGGTAAGGCCCGTCATTCCATTGCTGTTTGAGGAATAGGTCTGCATTTTTGCTGCGGGCGCGTAAAACAGGCCATTGGCTTTTGCCCGAGTTTTGCCTATGTGGGACGCTGAATTTGAAATTCTGAAGGATAATTGGCGTGACCGCTACATTTGACAAAGTTGCCGACATTATTGCTGAGACCAGCGAGATCGATCGGGAAACCATCACTCCTGAGAGCCATACGATTGATGACCTGGGAATCGACAGCCTCGATTTCCTCGACATCGTTTTCGCGATCGACAAGGAATTCGGCATCAAGATTCCGCTCGAACAGTGGACCCAGGACGTCAATGAGGGCAAAGTTTCCACGGAAGAATATTTCGTGCTTAAGAACCTCTGCTCCAAGATCGACGAACTTAGGGCCGCCAAGGCTTGATCCGTTCGGGCCAAGGCTTGATTTGCTCAGGCCAGGCTTGATTTGCTCAGGATTGCCACTGCCATTGCCGGGAGATCTGTGAATGCTGCTGGAATATTTCCAGATGATCGACAAGGTCGAGACGGTGGATCTGTCTGCCCTGACCTTGAAGGCCCAATCGGTGGTGCCGGAAAATAGCCCCGTCTTCGAGGGCCATTTTCCGGGCATGCCTTTGGTGCCCGGCGTTCTGTTGATCGAAACCATGGCGCAGGCGTCGGGCCTGCTGGTGCTGGCGGTGACGAAGTTTGCCTCGATGCCATTCCTCATGTCGGTAGACGGTGCCAAGATGCGCAGCTTTGTCGAACCGAATGCAGTTCTCGATATCGAGGCGCATCTGGAGCACGAAGGGTCCGGCTTTGCCGTCACCAAGGCGAAGATCACCTCTGCCGGCAAGAAAGTGGCGGATTGCCAGCTGAAGCTGCGCACCATGTCTTTTGACGAAGTGCCGCTGGGCGATATCGTTCGCAGCCGCGCCGAACAGATCGGCCTGATGGCGGCGATTGCTGCTGCGGGATAGAGTTTATCAGGGAAATTTGGACTCCGATTTTCCTGAAAAGACAAACTCAAACTAAAGAGAGTTGGAATCTGTCTGGTTCAACAAGAACCTGGCGGGTTCTAAGTGAGATCTTTAAAGTTTCGTCAATAAGGCCGCGGCTTTTGTGCGCGGCCTTATTGCGTAAAGCCGTCTGTCGGAGTAGGGCATGGCGGCCCTTGCAGGCCTTGGAGCTTTCCGGCTCGGACCTGGGAATGGACGGTATGTCGCAGTGCTGGCGCTGATCGCCCGGCATTGCTGAAGAGGTTATAGACATGCATAAGACGCCCAACGATGTGGTGATCACCGGCATTGGCATTGTCA
The Allorhizobium ampelinum S4 genome window above contains:
- a CDS encoding IS1595 family transposase encodes the protein MLNPKARNLDPEAIWALTEDEAYALFVDFRWADNGGKPNCPRCGCLEPYSIRRRRFRCSEAECRAEFSATSGTVFANRKLSFKKIIMAIWEEITAAKGMAALHLTRKLNTQYKTAYVLLQKLREAVGLRRTTVMLQGLVQIDGKYVGGVLRKANKKEDRKDGRKRENQNGKRMCVLALREANKHAPNRTLTRVIMDENGKDAWAAVAKHVDPKALLIADEHKAYDDLVGLVSMHRVNHSLQYQEDDGTNSNVIESFFSRVEKAYKGINHRFSMKYLDWYMAMLAWKEDTRYMGLRWQFADVLRTVMSKPTSRNLCGYWQEAASNIQDQVWVRGVPPD
- a CDS encoding PbsX family transcriptional regulator, whose product is MSNTAKIRRQGGAAVFSIPPALLKMLGADFGTELTLVVNNGALVATPLKPKRKYTLAELLEGSDEMVALSKQAAGWDSGAPVGNELL
- a CDS encoding type II toxin-antitoxin system PemK/MazF family toxin, with amino-acid sequence MRSNTPKRGELYLIDLNPVVGNEMRDTHRCVVISPREVNVLGMCLTVVVTTGGQFARRAGLAVNITGHETNGVALCNHVRSFDILSRVKQKTARHIDTLDSDTVDEIVAKVVGIIEAN
- a CDS encoding retropepsin-like aspartic protease family protein, which codes for MKLGGFGIVIGILLAGTAVLIINRDSGQSFGMDNDDFARVVTLLPFALMLSAGIVASRHNLGQNLRFAAAWVLIALILVTGYIYRNDAASVADRVLAGLVPGRAVVTTTGDGQSQLVLQRGSSGHFSATVSINGVDIPMMIDTGASAVVLRAEDAASIGINVDDLNYSVTVSTANGEALASPLRLRQVAIGPVIRENVRALITQPGRMDGSLLGMSFLSTLDSIQIHGDELRLTD
- a CDS encoding DUF1289 domain-containing protein; translated protein: MTNAQASSPCATSPCIGICTLDETNAFCLGCGRSLDDIANWSRYSERQRTEIMLSLRGSLPVEQD
- a CDS encoding adenosylcobinamide-GDP ribazoletransferase translates to MTLTAFVDDLARSLGFLSRLPIASRFFQNHSGEMSRTPRAFPLAGAVITAPAGLLLALMLGLGASSMVAAFAAIGLQVLLTGALHEDGFADTADGLGGANRERALDIMKDSRVGTFGVLALVFGVGLRVAALASLVNSLSPINVALVMIGIAAVSRALMVWHWHALPPAKPDGVAASLGKPEDNTLYTALFLGLAVAVVTIAPVTSFHPLAVMLVASGAAAFASNRLVSHRLGGQTGDTIGATQQICEITALASIAMAL
- the cobT gene encoding nicotinate-nucleotide--dimethylbenzimidazole phosphoribosyltransferase, whose product is MSVTGLPFDDFRVLLRDLPGPDSQALVAARDRDRQLTKPPGSLGRLEEIAMWLAAWSGRAPAVNRPLVAIFAGNHGVARHGITPFPSSVTQQMVENFAAGGAAINQICVAHDLGLKIFDLALDYPTGDITVEPALSERDCAATMAFGMEAIAGGTDLLCLGEMGIGNTTIAAAINLALYGGSAEDWVGPGTGSQGEMLERKIAVVKQAVEFHRDHLSDPLEVMRRLGGREIAAMAGAILAARMERIPVLIDGYVATAAAALLKAANPSALDHCLIGHVSAEPGHLKAIDKLGKTPLLALGMRLGEGTGAALAAGIVKAAAASHTGMATFEQAGVTNAGTH
- a CDS encoding diacylglycerol kinase: MSLEDDKPAPFEKKTGFAHLFAATRYSMQGARRLWREAAFRHEVLAFGVGLLLLALRGAAPVYYLGFLLLMLVLFSVEALNTAIEDVIDRISPEFSIVARNAKDLGSFAVFCLLVANGLYIGWVMLFAG